A portion of the Podospora pseudoanserina strain CBS 124.78 chromosome 2, whole genome shotgun sequence genome contains these proteins:
- a CDS encoding hypothetical protein (antiSMASH:Cluster_4; EggNog:ENOG503P5UP; COG:K) translates to MLDKTAPSPSSAGPPSAQNARKLRDSCTECASSKVKCGKEKPTCSRCVRRGAKCTYMASRRTGRTSSNASKIAAENNPNGATIEVNGGTGSARNERTEPSRPVLRVGTPLNTQSTTMTTTTTNTSAAGDQQTRHSTPGPGSEMDAIDPELWSSILSPSGLITCDPASLSPPLTSIGTDVGSLFDLDFHSPMVIDYPVADQAGHGEGRPVSDLTSRINASVTDRDVFASHHLTSEFDWSVVQKPQCCFSIAIDILSRLFPPAPAGCKHPPASQVDTPKARTIESVISENKQTIESLTRLLDCDCSTDQYLISLMTLIALKVMGWYAAAADDAASAHPAAFEWPASQSSSRSRSSVSSGSVASGSLGEQVLRLPTIVGNYCVAGQHQDRMAAQLVLSELHRVQKIVNGLSSRLESIRLRAAQDGGSGASSGSSSVGDVSEQPLGGARAGPLSVPTFTQLEDDLRKRFRVLSSETINVLRRA, encoded by the coding sequence ATGCTCGACAAAACAGCTCCGAGTCCATCGTCAGCCGGCCCACCCAGCGCTCAGAATGCCCGGAAGTTGCGGGATAGCTGCACCGAGTGTGCGAGCTCCAAGGTCAAGTGCGGCAAGGAGAAACCCACATGCTCACGGTGTGTTCGTCGGGGGGCCAAGTGCACCTACATGGCGTCAAGAAGGACAGGACGAACCTCGTCCAACGCGTCCAAAATTGCTGCCGAAAACAATCCGAACGGCGCTACCATCGAAGTCAACGGCGGTACAGGCTCGGCCCGGAATGAAAGGACTGAACCATCGAGGCCAGTACTGCGCGTGGGAACGCCCTTGAATACACAGTCCACGACgatgacaacgacgacaacaaacacctccgccgccggggaCCAGCAGACCCGCCACAGCACCCCAGGCCCCGGGTCCGAAATGGATGCTATCGACCCCGAGCTGTGGAGTTCCATCCTGTCGCCCAGCGGCTTGATCACGTGTGACCCGGCCAGCCTCTCACCCCCCTTGACAAGCATCGGCACCGATGTCGGGAGTCTGTTCGACTTGGATTTTCATTCCCCCATGGTTATCGATTACCCGGTGGCAGACCAGGCAGGGCACGGTGAAGGCCGGCCGGTATCGGATCTAACCAGCAGGATCAACGCCTCGGTCACCGATCGCGATGTCTTTGCCTCTCACCATCTGACGTCCGAGTTCGACTGGTCCGTGGTTCAGAAACCACAGTGTTGCTTCTCCATCGCCATCGACATCCTCAGCCGCCTGTTTCCGCCGGCACCAGCTGGGTGCAAGCATCCACCAGCGAGCCAGGTTGACACACCCAAGGCACGCACCATCGAATCGGTCATCTCGGAGAACAAGCAGACCATAGAGTCCCTCACCAGGCTCCTGGATTGTGATTGCTCGACAGACCAGTACCTCATATCGCTCATGACGCTCATTGCGCTCAAGGTCATGGGTTGGTATGCTGCTGCGGCCGACGACGCTGCCTCGGCGCACCCTGCGGCCTTTGAGTGGCCGGCCTCCCAATCTTCGTCCCGCTCCAGATCATCTGTCTCGTCGGGCTCTGTGGCTTCGGGCTCCCTCGGTGAGCAGGTGTTGCGGCTACCTACCATTGTCGGCAACTACTGCGTCGCTGGCCAGCACCAGGATCGCATGGCAGCTCAGCTCGTCCTGAGCGAGCTCCACCGAGTGCAGAAAATTGTGAACGGACTGTCATCGCGGTTAGAAAGCATCCGCCTGCGTGCAGCTCAGGACGGCGGTTCCGGGGCTAGCTCTGGGTCGAGCAGTGTGGGCGATGTAAGCGAGCAGCCACTAGGCGGTGCTCGTGCCGGGCCCCTCTCAGTTCCAACCTTCACCCAGCTTGAGGATGACCTGAGAAAGCGATTCCGGGTGTTGTCGTCGGAAACGATCAACGTCCTTCGTCGCGCCTAG
- the NOR1 gene encoding NADP-dependent oxidoreductases 1 (antiSMASH:Cluster_4; SMCOG1001:short-chain dehydrogenase/reductase SDR; EggNog:ENOG503P3BH; COG:Q), with protein sequence MMAAIMNGINGKGNYKQTYLITGASRGIGKGLVAAYLLRPDSIVIACVRDVATQSAALESLPKADTSSLVVVKLDCASESDASAAASQLQTNHSITHLDVVIANAAIATNYGPASTMQLEHLQNHMMVNTYSVLLLFQATRLLLQAAKAGNAKFVLVGAPLSTITGMEEYARVPLSAYCVSKLAANWLVRKFHFENKWLVAFIVDPG encoded by the exons ATGATGGCCGCCATCATGAACGGCATCAACGGCAAAGGAAACTACAAACAGACCTATCTGATAACTGGCGCCAGCAGAG GCATCGGCAAAGGCCTCGTAGCCGcctacctcctccgccccgaCAGCATCGTCATTGCCTGCGTGCGTGATGTCGCGACTCAGTCAGCCGCCCTGGAGTCTCTCCCAAAGGCAGACACCTCGTCCCTCGTAGTCGTCAAGCTGGACTGCGCCTCGGAAAGCGAcgcctcggccgccgccTCGCAGCTCCAGACCAATCACAGCATCACCCACCTGGACGTGGTCatcgccaacgccgccatTGCGACAAACTACGGCCCCGCCTCGACGATGCAGCTCGAGCACCTGCAAAATCACATGATGGTCAACACGTACTCGGTGCTGCTCCTGTTCCAGGCCACgcgcctcctgctccagGCGGCAAAGGCGGGAAACGCAAAGTTTGTGCTCGTCGGGGCACCGCTGAGCACCATCACGGGGATGGAAGAGTACGCGCGCGTCCCGCTGAGTGCGTACTGCGTGTCCAAGCTGGCGGCGAACTGGTTGGTGAGAAAGTTTCACTTTGAGAATAAGTGGCTGGTGGCTTTTATTGTGGATCCCGGGTAA
- a CDS encoding hypothetical protein (antiSMASH:Cluster_4; EggNog:ENOG503P4YH; COG:S), with amino-acid sequence MLTTRQRACCKRVVTLAGRRCTLPLRTGSEFECLPKTALELCCCLQTFSCSTLQLSPRFFLFFSKTFLPSRTEHSSPSDRKSHTITLKSQDEQLTMAPSQLSALQYAAHAFATIFTGFGINAILRPQHALTFFEFAPPASAADAKMVDSLMAVYGARDIFMGVAIYAAALFGTKKSLGWTLVAASGVAVVDGIVCWSHGQGEWNHWGYAPMITAVGAVLLGILDGAPAPKRN; translated from the exons ATGCTCACCACCAGACAAAGAGCCTGCTGTAAGAGGGTGGTTACACTGGCAGGCAGACGCTGCACCTTGCCGCTAAGGACGGGAAGTGAGTTTGAATGCCTTCCCAAAACGGCATTAGAGCTTTGTTGCTGCCTCCAAACTTTCAGCTGTAGCACTCTCCAACTGTCTCCCCgcttcttccttttcttctccaaaaCCTTCCTTCCATCTCGCACTGAGCACAGCAGCCCGAGTGATCGCAAGAGTCACACCATCACAC TCAAATCACAAGACGAACAATTGACAATGGCCCCTTCTCAGCTTTCCGCTCTGCAGTATGCTGCCCACGCTTTtgccaccatcttcaccggCTTTGGCATCAACGCTATCCTCCGCCCGCAACATgccctcaccttcttcgaGTTCGCTCCCCCGGCGTCCGCTGCCGATGCCAAGATGGTGGACAGCTTGATGGCCGTGTATGGTGCGCGCGACATTTTTATGGGAGTGGCTATCTACGCTGCTGCCCTCTTCGGCACAAAGAAGTCGCTTGGCTGGACCCTCGTTGCCGCTAGTGGTGTTGCCGTGGTTGACGGCATTGTGTGCTGGAGTCATGGGCAGGGAGAGTGGAACCACTGGGGGTATGCGCCCATGATCACCGCCGTTGGTGCCGTACTACTGGGTATTTTGGACGGTGCCCCCGCGCCGAAGCGGAACTAA
- a CDS encoding hypothetical protein (antiSMASH:Cluster_4; COG:S; EggNog:ENOG503P1QV): MLGIRLVSLLAFTGSALAELDFSKWKTRQPGELRAPCPAMNSLANHGFIQRDGKNITVEGLTPVLKEVFHLSHELAFTVSQLGLFTALDPSKGVFTLQDLTDRHNVFEHDASLSREDAKFGGDQSVLHKGQFQKFMDHFKGEKYISFEAAAKARYAMVQDSRKRNPDFTYDVTHRITSYGETIKYLRTIVEPSTGKCPVDWIKILFEQERLPYNEGWRPPTNELSGFSLASEVLELALITPEKLPVDECLGKGKGKGNCKRRRSYLGI; this comes from the exons ATGTTGGGCATTCGCCTGGTGTCTCTGCTGGCCTTCACTGGCTCAGCCCTCGCAGAACTCGACTTCTCCAAGTGGAAGACTCGCCAGCCCGGCGAGCTCCGCGCTCCCTGTCCGGCCATGAATAGTCTCGCCAACCACGGCTTCATCCAGCGTGATGGCAAGAATATCACCGTCGAGGGCCTCACCCCTGTCCTCAAGGAGGTCTTCCATCTCAGTCACGAGCTCGCCTTCACCGTGTCTCAGCTGGGCCTCTTTACGGCCCTTGACCCATCCAAAGGTGTCTTTACTCTTCAAGACCTCACGGATCGTCACAACGTCTTTGAGCACGATGCTTCCCTGTCTCGCGAAGATGCCAAGTTCGGCGGTGACCAGTCTGTTCTTCATAAAGGACAGTTCCAAAAGTTCATGGATCACTTCAAGGGAGAAAAGTACATCTCCTTCGAGGCCGCTGCTAAGGCCCGCTATGCCATGGTCCAGGACTCGCGCAAGAGAAACCCCGACTTCACCTACGACGTCACGCACCGCATCACCAGCTACGGCGAAACTATCAAGTACCTCCGTACCATTGTCGAGCCCTCTACAGGGAAGTGCCCGGTTGACTGGATCAAGATCCTTTTTG AGCAAGAGCGTCTTCCCTACAACGAGGGCTGGAGGCCCCCTACCAATGAGCTCAGCGGCTTCAGTCTCGCGAGTGAGGTTTTGGAGCTGGCTTTGATCACTCCTGAGAAACTTCCCGTCGATGAGTGCttgggcaagggcaagggtaAAGGAAACTGCAAGAGACGGCGCAGCTACCTTGGTATCTAA
- a CDS encoding hypothetical protein (antiSMASH:Cluster_4; EggNog:ENOG503NXFT; SMCOG1034:cytochrome P450; COG:Q) — translation MTIYQSILDATTGAPLPFVGILLVLAFVTVQAITIIRTAFLSPLGKIPGPFHARFTSLRLTYSVFSNNRIHYVHSLHRRYGPIVRISPREIDIAEPTTAREIHKMGSGFTKAPFYALLSPGPVDNIFNFRDPKLHSARRRLYAKGFTLSSLRKEWEPTIRETVALAVAKIKADAMRGEKGAEVMGWFTLMANEIVCRLTFGGGEDTVKNGVKDPFVVMLERRMGDLAHLLKYFVPPVYYLGRMLALVVRPLRDVFYSQERMFAAGDRVVAQARREEKVVDGGGRRNLFANALAEEEQGGPPGLSDTDIVTDAGALLLAGSDPTAISLTFLLWCVLSRPEVQREVEAEVAGMGSGEITDEVCEGLPVLNAVIDESLRLYGAAPGSMPRSVPKGGATLGGYYVPDDTVVVTQNWSLHRDPVAWENPDVFDHTRWLPGKQLSERAKMSFNPFGYGARQCLGVHLGRIEMRLAAAMFFRECAGAKLAASVTPESMVVVDSFIAGVPKSRRLEITMKG, via the exons ATGACGATTTACCAGTCGATCCTCGACGCCACAACAGGCGCGCCCCTTCCCTTTGTGGGTATTCTACTCGTACTAGCCTTTGTCACTGTCCAAGCCATCACC ATAATCCGCAcagccttcctctcccccctcggcaAAATCCCCGGCCCCTTCCACGCCcgcttcacctccctccgcctGACCTACtccgtcttctccaacaaccgAATCCACTACGTCCActccctccaccgccgctACGGCCCCATCGTCCGCATCAGCCCCCGCGAAATCGACATCGCcgagcccaccaccgcccgcgaAATCCACAAGATGGGCTCCGGTTTCACAAAAGCCCCCTTTtacgccctcctctcccccgggCCCGTGGATAACATTTTCAATTTTCGGGACCCCAAGCTACACTCTGCCCGGCGTCGGCTCTACGCAAAGGGTTTCACCCTTTCCAGCCTCCGCAAAGAATGGGAGCCCACCATCCGCGAGACTGTTGCCCTCGCGGTGGCGAAAATCAAGGCTGATGCAATgagaggagaaaagggggcagaggtgatggggtggttCACCCTCATGGCCAACGAGATCGTCTGTCGGCTCacgtttggtggtggggaggacaCGGTGAAAAATGGGGTGAAGGACCCGTTTGTGGTTATGCTGgaaaggaggatgggggatTTGGCGCATTTGCTCAAGTATTTTGTTCCGCCGGTTTATTACCTCGGGAGGATGCTTGCTTTGGTGGTGCGGCCGCTAAGGGATGTGTTTTACTCGCAGGAGAGGatgtttgctgctggggataGGGTTGTGGCGCAggcaaggagggaggagaaggttgtggatggtggggggaggaggaatcTGTTTGCCAATGCGCTGGCGGAGGAAGAGCAAGGGGGGCCGCCTGGGCTGAGTGATACGGATATTGTCACTGATGCTGGTGCTTTGTTGCTTGCTGGGTCGGATCCGACGGCTATTTCGTTGACGTTTTTGCTTTGGTGCGTGCTCAGTCGGCCGGAGGTGcagagggaggttgaggcggaggtggcggggatggggagtggggagATTACTGATGAGGTGTGCGAAGGGTTGCCGGTTTTGAACGCGGTTATTGACGAGAGCCTGCGGCTGTATGGCGCAGCACCGGGGTCAATGCCGAGGAGTGTGCCGAAGGGGGGAGCCACGCTTGGTGGGTACTATGTCCCGGATGATACGGTGGTGGTTACGCAGAACTGGAGCCTGCACCGCGATCCGGTCGCGTGGGAGAATCCGGATGTGTTTGACCATACCCGCTGGCTGCCGGGTAAGCAGCTGTCGGAGCGGGCCAAGATGTCGTTCAACCCGTTCGGGTACGGTGCCCGGCAGTGCTTGGGGGTGCATCTCGGCCGAATCGAAATGCGGCTGGCTGCGGCCATGTTTTTCCGGGAATGTGCGGGAGCCAAGCTTGCCGCTTCTGTTACGCCGGAgagcatggtggtggtggatagttTTATTGCTGGTGTTCCGAAGTCTCGGAGGCTAGAAATCACAATGAAGGGGTAA